From Camelina sativa cultivar DH55 chromosome 20, Cs, whole genome shotgun sequence, the proteins below share one genomic window:
- the LOC104772371 gene encoding pumilio homolog 15-like, giving the protein MKNFVVFLFVLTLCLLNHVSGGGVRIANELKFNKKLWMRCYSKDNVIGPKIIPIGHHYSYYFDINFLGTTRFMCTLKQGPNYKHYQNFTAFKIINIKKIGGLWDWRAREDGIYLEKRDKDGHFVPHPVNPHKVYDWINKKK; this is encoded by the coding sequence atgaaaaactttgttgtctttctatttgttttaaCTCTTTGCTTGCTTAACCATGTATCAGGCGGTGGAGTCAGGATTGCGAACGAActtaaattcaacaaaaaactTTGGATGAGATGTTATTCCAAAGATAATGTTATTGGTCCAAAAATAATACCAATTGGACATCattattcatattattttgaCATTAATTTTTTAGGTACAACTCGTTTTATGTGTACTTTGAAACAAGGACCAAACTATAAACACTATCAGAATTTTACAGCATTcaagattattaatattaaaaaaatcggAGGCCTATGGGATTGGAGAGCAAGAGAAGATGGAATTTATTTAGAGAAACGAGATAAAGATGGTCATTTTGTTCCGCACCCAGTTAATCCGCATAAAGTATATGATtggattaacaaaaaaaaatag